One Malus sylvestris chromosome 14, drMalSylv7.2, whole genome shotgun sequence DNA segment encodes these proteins:
- the LOC126599503 gene encoding protein FREE1-like isoform X3, giving the protein MRYGDGVYAYGGDKVELYGAHGTAPKSSSSTLFDDYGRSISIPFGKTTPVSSNKIVQAVPKVDTQEDAKSGVQKFRVKLLAESGGQSTMDVLCQVTTVIGSLNRRNHVFT; this is encoded by the exons ATGCGGTATGGTGACGGTGTTTATGCTTACGGAGGTGATAAGGTGGAGTTGTATGGAGCTCACGGCACCGCACCCAAGTCGTCAAGTTCGACTTTATTCGATGATTACGGGAGGTCGATCAGTATCCCATTTGGGAAAACCACACCGGTGAGCTCGAACAAGATCGTCCAGGCAGTACCCAAGGTCGATACGCAAGAGGACGCAAAGAGTGGGGTGCAGAAGTTTCGGGTCAAGCTATTAGCTGAAAGTGGAGGGCAGAGCACTATGGATGTCCTTTGCCAG GTTACAACTGTAATTGGGAGCCTTAACAGAAGAAATCATGTTTTCACATAA
- the LOC126599503 gene encoding protein FREE1-like isoform X2, translating to MIGMGDTTEADLIWVWIHMGNGVMQVPMRYGDGVYAYGGDKVELYGAHGTAPKSSSSTLFDDYGRSISIPFGKTTPVSSNKIVQAVPKVDTQEDAKSGVQKFRVKLLAESGGQSTMDVLCQKTDSSTFAF from the exons ATGATAGGTATGGGGGATACAACCGAAGCCGATCTGATTTGGGTTTGGATCCATATGGGAAACGGTGTAATGCAGGTCCCGATGCGGTATGGTGACGGTGTTTATGCTTACGGAGGTGATAAGGTGGAGTTGTATGGAGCTCACGGCACCGCACCCAAGTCGTCAAGTTCGACTTTATTCGATGATTACGGGAGGTCGATCAGTATCCCATTTGGGAAAACCACACCGGTGAGCTCGAACAAGATCGTCCAGGCAGTACCCAAGGTCGATACGCAAGAGGACGCAAAGAGTGGGGTGCAGAAGTTTCGGGTCAAGCTATTAGCTGAAAGTGGAGGGCAGAGCACTATGGATGTCCTTTGCCAG AAAACTGACTCATCTACCTTCGCCTTTTAG
- the LOC126599503 gene encoding protein FREE1-like isoform X1, whose translation MIGMGDTTEADLIWVWIHMGNGVMQVPMRYGDGVYAYGGDKVELYGAHGTAPKSSSSTLFDDYGRSISIPFGKTTPVSSNKIVQAVPKVDTQEDAKSGVQKFRVKLLAESGGQSTMDVLCQVTTVIGSLNRRNHVFT comes from the exons ATGATAGGTATGGGGGATACAACCGAAGCCGATCTGATTTGGGTTTGGATCCATATGGGAAACGGTGTAATGCAGGTCCCGATGCGGTATGGTGACGGTGTTTATGCTTACGGAGGTGATAAGGTGGAGTTGTATGGAGCTCACGGCACCGCACCCAAGTCGTCAAGTTCGACTTTATTCGATGATTACGGGAGGTCGATCAGTATCCCATTTGGGAAAACCACACCGGTGAGCTCGAACAAGATCGTCCAGGCAGTACCCAAGGTCGATACGCAAGAGGACGCAAAGAGTGGGGTGCAGAAGTTTCGGGTCAAGCTATTAGCTGAAAGTGGAGGGCAGAGCACTATGGATGTCCTTTGCCAG GTTACAACTGTAATTGGGAGCCTTAACAGAAGAAATCATGTTTTCACATAA